From Hermetia illucens chromosome 6, iHerIll2.2.curated.20191125, whole genome shotgun sequence, one genomic window encodes:
- the LOC119659223 gene encoding cryptochrome-1 yields the protein MYNNSCDGNTVGPSVLWFRHGLRLHDNPALLAALENKHKGSQFLPIFIFDSESAGTKLIGYNRMRFLLTALADLDQQFKAQGGQLYFLQGKPSEIFRRLWEECAISTICYEQDCEPIWRERDSSVENLCHDIGVNCIEKISHTLWNPQAVIQANGGIPPLTYEMFLHTVETLGLPSRPVPNPNWNEVKFFKLPEKMLKEFQAFSKPPNPEDFDVYFENCDSDVTEAWIGGETKALENLRYRLKVEENAFQRGFYLPNHTHPDILGPSRSLSPHLRYGCLSIRRFYWDLHDLFEEVKRMNGAHSPSGPHITGQLIWREYFYTMSVNNINYAQMKNNDICLNIPWAVPKGDEFERWKAGKTGFPLIDAAMRQLLSEGWLHHILRNTVASFLTRGALWLSWELGLQHFLKYLIDADWSVCAGNWMWVSSSAFEKLLDSSLCTCPLSLARRLDPNGDYIKRYIPELRCLPKEYIHEPWNTPLEVQEACGCVIGVNYPEPMLDLQTASMKNAQAMRFLRDTLIAGGAPKEGPPHCRPSNEHEIRQFFWLVE from the exons GCACAAAATTGATCGGTTACAACCGAATGCGATTTCTCCTGACTGCTCTCGCTGATCTGGACCAACAATTCAAAGCTCAAGGAGGACAATTGTACTTTTTACAAGGGAAGCCCAGTGAAATTTTCCGTCGCTTGTGGGAAGAATGTGCCATATCCACGATATGCTATGAGCAGGATTGCGAGCCAATATGGAGAGAGCGTGATTCTTCCGTGGAAAACCTATGTCACGATATTGGCGTGAACTGCATAGAAAAGATCTCACATACGTTATGGAATCCCCAAGCTGTAATACAAGCCAATGGTGGTATACCTCCGTTAACGTATGAAATGTTCTTA CACACGGTTGAAACGCTAGGACTACCATCCCGGCCAGTACCAAACCCAAATTGGAATGAAGTGAAGTTTTTCAAACTGCCTGAGAAAATGCTCAAAGAGTTTCAGGCTTTCAGTAAA CCCCCCAACCCCGAAGATTTCGATGTTTATTTCGAAAACTGCGATTCCGATGTTACTGAAGCATGGATCGGAGGAGAGACAAAGGCTCTTGAAAACTTACGTTATCGCCTCAAAGTTGAGGAAAATGCATTCCAGCGGGGCTTTTATCTCCCGAACCACACTCACCCTGATATTCTCGGACCATCTCGATCGTTGAGCCCTCATCTACGGTATGGCTGCCTTTCTATAAGGCGATTCTATTGGGACCTGCACGATCTATTTGAAGAAGTGAAGAGAATGAATGGTGCACATTCTCCAAGTGGTCCCCATATCACGGGACAATTGATCTGGCGTGAATACTTCTATACCATGTCAGTGAATAATATTAACTACGCGCAAATGAAAAACAATGATATATGCCTGAACATTCCTTGGGCCGTTCCTAAAGGGGATGAATTTGAAAGATGGAAAGCTGGAAAGACGGGCTTCCCGTTGATTGATGCGGCTATGCGACAACTTCTCTCGGAAGGGTGGCTTCATCATATTCTTCGAAATACAGTAGCAAGTTTCCTGACACGCGGAGCATTGTGGCTGAGCTGGGAGCTAGGATTGCAACACTTTCTGAAGTATTTGATTGACGCTGATTGGTCGGTATGTGCCGGAAATTGGATGTGGGTATCGTCCTCCGCTTTTGAAAAACTTCTGGACTCGTCCCTCTGTACATGTCCACTATCATTGGCCAGGAGATTGGACCCGAATGGAGACTATATAAAAAGATACATACCCGAACTTCGGTGTCTCCCCAAGGAATATAT TCATGAACCATGGAATACACCATTAGAAGTGCAGGAGGCTTGCGGATGCGTAATAGGTGTCAACTATCCTGAACCAATGCTGGATCTACAAACGGCTTCTATGAAAAATGCACAAGCAATGCGGTTTCTACGAGATACATTGATTGCCGGAGGGGCCCCGAAAGAAGGACCTCCTCACTGTCGCCCCTCAAACGAGCATGAAATCAGACAGTTTTTCTGGcttgttgaatga